The Terriglobus tenax genome contains a region encoding:
- the greB gene encoding transcription elongation factor GreB produces the protein MRKGYTRQPQADQPGPQVRNYITPGGLQRLKDEHHFLLTKDRPAVVEVVAWAAGNGDRSENADYQYGKRRLRQIDSRIRFLSKRIEAAEVVDPEAPRSGQRAERVFFGATVRYENAAGEERVVSIVGVDEVDLDRNHISWQSPLGRALMKAAAGDQITLHAPRGAEKLIVVDVRYERIAVEPFKEPPGSVASAKETER, from the coding sequence ATGCGCAAAGGCTATACCCGACAACCGCAGGCCGATCAGCCCGGACCCCAGGTCAGGAACTACATCACCCCCGGCGGCCTGCAGCGGCTGAAGGACGAGCACCACTTCCTGCTCACCAAAGACCGCCCCGCCGTGGTGGAAGTCGTCGCCTGGGCCGCCGGCAACGGCGACCGCAGCGAGAACGCCGACTACCAGTACGGCAAGCGCCGCCTGCGCCAGATCGACAGCCGCATCCGCTTCCTGAGCAAACGCATTGAAGCCGCCGAGGTCGTCGACCCGGAAGCCCCCAGAAGCGGCCAGCGCGCCGAGCGCGTCTTCTTCGGAGCCACCGTCCGCTACGAAAACGCCGCCGGAGAAGAGCGCGTCGTCAGCATCGTCGGCGTCGACGAGGTCGACCTCGACCGCAACCACATCAGTTGGCAATCCCCGCTGGGCCGCGCCCTGATGAAAGCCGCAGCAGGCGACCAGATCACCCTCCACGCCCCCCGCGGCGCAGAGAAGTTGATTGTGGTGGACGTCCGCTACGAACGCATCGCGGTAGAACCCTTCAAGGAGCCGCCGGGGTCGGTAGCTTCAGCCAAAGAGACCGAGCGATAG
- the hemB gene encoding porphobilinogen synthase has protein sequence MEFPITRMRRLRRTPAMRSLVRETHLRPGMLLYPLFICPGEGVRKPISSMPGVYNLSIDEALKEARECAELGIGGLLLFGLPESKDETGTGGYAEDGIVQRAIRALKAEPALDSLLIISDVCLCEYTSHGHCGIVAREGDHYSIDNDATIELLAKTAASHARAGADIVAPSDMMDGRVEAIREELDLAGFTEVPILSYAAKFASAFYGPFREAADSTPQFGDRRTYQMDAANPREAMREIELDLMEGADMLLMKPAGPYLDIILAARQRFEVPIGAYQVSGEYSMLCAAFEKDWLERERTILESLLAIHRAGADFIFTYFAKEAAKLLK, from the coding sequence ATGGAGTTCCCGATCACTCGCATGCGGCGTCTGCGCCGCACCCCGGCCATGCGCTCACTGGTGCGCGAAACCCACCTTCGCCCCGGCATGCTGCTGTACCCGTTGTTCATCTGCCCCGGCGAGGGCGTACGTAAGCCCATCTCGTCCATGCCCGGCGTCTACAACCTCTCCATTGACGAAGCCCTGAAGGAAGCCCGCGAGTGCGCCGAACTCGGCATCGGTGGCCTGCTGCTCTTCGGCCTGCCCGAAAGCAAGGACGAGACCGGCACCGGCGGCTACGCGGAAGATGGCATCGTCCAGCGAGCCATCCGCGCCCTCAAGGCCGAGCCCGCGCTCGACAGCCTGCTCATCATCTCCGACGTCTGCCTGTGCGAGTACACCTCGCACGGCCACTGCGGCATCGTGGCCCGCGAAGGCGACCACTACAGCATCGACAACGATGCCACCATCGAGCTGCTGGCCAAAACCGCCGCATCGCACGCACGCGCCGGAGCAGACATCGTCGCACCGTCGGACATGATGGACGGCCGCGTCGAAGCCATTCGCGAGGAGCTGGACCTGGCCGGATTCACCGAAGTGCCCATCCTGAGCTACGCCGCCAAGTTCGCCTCCGCCTTCTACGGCCCCTTCCGCGAAGCCGCCGACTCCACCCCGCAGTTCGGCGACCGCCGCACCTACCAGATGGACGCCGCCAACCCGCGTGAAGCCATGCGCGAAATCGAACTGGACCTGATGGAAGGCGCGGACATGCTGCTGATGAAGCCCGCCGGTCCCTACCTGGACATCATCCTCGCCGCCCGCCAGCGCTTCGAAGTGCCCATCGGCGCCTACCAGGTCTCCGGCGAGTACTCCATGCTTTGTGCCGCCTTCGAAAAAGACTGGCTCGAACGCGAGCGCACCATCCTCGAAAGCCTTCTGGCCATCCACCGCGCCGGCGCCGACTTTATCTTCACCTACTTCGCCAAGGAAGCCGCAAAGCTGCTGAAATAG
- a CDS encoding zinc ribbon domain-containing protein — protein MTCATCGSPTAADGGFCSRCGTRQPMPSGISAAYSLPYLPRVQKHLQTLSILWAIFAAYRVVSVFLGMAFANAVLGRRFFRWSGSGAELPFLHALIPFIFATTLVMAGAAALVAWGLMQRKRWARTLAIVFGVLALLKFPLGTALGVYTLWVLAPAASGLEYDSIAED, from the coding sequence ATGACCTGCGCTACCTGTGGTTCTCCTACCGCCGCCGATGGCGGCTTCTGCTCGCGCTGCGGCACCCGGCAACCCATGCCCTCCGGCATTTCCGCCGCGTACAGCCTGCCTTATCTGCCCCGCGTACAAAAGCATCTGCAGACCCTCAGCATCCTGTGGGCCATCTTCGCAGCCTATCGCGTCGTCAGCGTCTTCCTCGGTATGGCCTTTGCCAATGCCGTACTCGGCCGGCGTTTTTTCCGCTGGAGCGGTTCCGGCGCGGAGCTGCCCTTCCTGCACGCCCTCATACCCTTCATCTTCGCCACCACGCTTGTCATGGCCGGCGCGGCCGCGTTGGTAGCCTGGGGACTGATGCAGCGCAAGCGCTGGGCACGTACGCTGGCCATCGTCTTCGGCGTGCTGGCACTACTCAAGTTTCCGCTCGGCACCGCCCTCGGTGTTTACACGCTCTGGGTGCTGGCCCCCGCGGCCTCCGGCCTGGAGTACGACTCCATCGCCGAGGACTAG